CTGCCGGCCAATGTCACCTGGGCCGGTTTCGGCATCGGTCGCATGCAGATGCCGATGGCCGCACAGGCCGTGCTGCTCGGCGGCAACGTGCGGGTCGGCCTGGAAGACAACCTGTACCTGGACCGTGGCGTGCTGGCCAGCAACGGCCAACTGGTGGAGCGCGCAGCCGAGATCATCACCCGTATGGGTGGCCGCGTCCTCTCTCCGGCAGAAGGCCGGGAAAAAATGAACCTCAAGCGCCGCTGATCCCTTCAGGAGACCGATATGCCCTTCATTACCGAGATCAAGACTTTCGCTGCCCTGGGTAGCGGCGTGATCGGCAGCGGCTGGGTTGCCCGCGCCCTTGCCCACGGCCTGGACGTGGTTGCCTGGGACCCGGCACCCGGTGCCGAACAGGCACTGCGCAAGCGCATCGCCAACGCCTGGCCGGCACTGGAAAAACAGGGCTTGGCACCCGGTGCGGCACAAGATCGTTTGAAGTTCGTTGCCACCATCGAGGAATGTGTTCGCGACGCCGACTTCATCCAGGAAAGCGCGCCAGAGCGTCTGGACCTCAAGCTCGACCTGCATGCGAAGATCAGCGCTGCTGCCAAACCCAACGCCATCATCGGTTCCAGCACTTCGGGCCTGCTGCCCAGCGAGTTCTACGAGTCGGCTACTCACCCCGAGCGCTGCGTGGTCGGCCACCCGTTCAACCCGGTATACCTGCTGCCACTGGTGGAGATCGTTGGCGGCAACCGGACCGCACCTGAAGCCATCGAGGCGGCAAAAACCATCTATACCGCACTGGGCATGCGCCCACTGCACGTGCGCAAGGAAGTGCCCGGCTTCATCGCCGACCGCCTGCTCGAAGCGCTGTGGCGCGAGGCGCTGCACCTGGTCAACGACGGCGTCGCGACCACGGGCGAAATCGACGACGCGATCCGCTTCGGCGCCGGCCTGCGCTGGTCGTTCATGGGCACCTTCCTGACCTACACCCTGGCCGGTGGCGATGCCGGCATGCGCCACTTCATGTCGCAGTTCGGCCCGGCGCTGAAGCTGCCCTGGACGTATCTGCCAGCGCCGGAACTGACCGACAAGCTGATCGATGACGTGGTGGACGGCACCTCCGAGCAACTGGGCGAACGCAGCATCGCGGCGCTGGAGCGCTACCGTGACGACACGCTGCTGGCGGTGCTGGAGGCGGTGAAGACCAGCAAGGCCAGCCATGGCATGTCGTTCAGCGACTGAGGAGACCCCGATGCCCGCACTGATCACCTACCGCACCCCAGTCCAGGAGGACTGGGTCGACTACAACGGGCACCTGCGCGATGCCTTCTACCTGCTGATCTTCAGCTACGCCACCGATGCGCTGATGGAGCGCATCGGCCTGGATGCCGACAGCAGGGGGCAGAGTGGGCAGTCGCTGTTTACCCTGGAAGCCCATATCAACTACCTGCACGAAGTGAAGCTGGGCACCGAAGTGTGGGTGCAGACGCAAATCATCGGCTTCGATCGCAAGCGCCTGCAGGTCTATCACAGCTTGCACCGGCAAGGGTTCGGCGACGCGCTGGCGGTCAGCGAGCAGATGCTGCTGCATGTCGACTTGGCGGGCCCGAAAGCGGCACCGTTCAGTGAGCGCAGCGCCGGGTTGCTGCAGGCACTGGTCGATAGCCAGCACGATCTGCAAGTACCTGAATACGTCGGACGAGTGATTGCCCTCCCCCCCGCTAAATAAACGGCAGGCAAAAAAATGGCCCCGGAAAGCCGTGAGCATCCGGGGCCAAGAGAGCGAGCAACATCCACTGTGCGTGAGCGAGGGTGACCAAACCCTCTGGTACCGTGAATGGCTTCAGTGTGCGGGCTTGCCGGGCAAGGGATTTAGCCGTAAACGACCTGTTCTTAGCCAAAGCAGCCATGGCGACAATCTGTGGTTGCGGGGCTGTCGTGCTCGTCACAGAATCGGTCGTGAATCAAGCAGCACTCTCTTCGCGATAAAAGGGACAACAGCCATGATGCATGCGGATTTGATTGATCAGGACGACCTGGCAGGCCACCTGCGCGCGCGCGGTTTCGACATCCCCGCCGGGGCCTCTGCCGAGCAGGCCTGCGAGGCGGTGGTACGCGGGCTGACCGAGCCCAATGCCCGGGCGCTCAAGGGCATGGTCGAGCAGATGTATACCGGTAGTGCGACGATCTTGCCGGCAGTGCGCCAGGCCATCGACAAGCAACTGCTGCCGGCGTTGGCGCAGTTCAACAAACGCGCGTAATCGGTCCTTCCTGTACCGGCCTCATCGCCGGCAAGCCGGCTCCCACAGGTAGATCACTGCCTTTGAGAACAGTGGTGTACGTGTGGGAGCCGGCTTGCCCGTGATGAGGCCGGTGCTGTTTCAGAGCCTCACACTGGCAAAGGTCGACTCATTGCGCGCCTGGCTCAGTGCGGCCATCGGCCCGCTGTGCGGCGACAGCGCCATGGCCTGCGGAATCGGCATCATCGCCACCTGCTGCGCCGTATTGGAGCCAACGCGCTCATCGCGCGGCGGAATGCCAAAGTACTCGCGGTAGCACTTGGAGAAGTGCGGCGTGGACACGAAGCCGCACACCGACGCCACTTCGATGATCGACATCGGCGTCTGCTTGAGCAGCTGCCGTGCGCGGATCAGGCGCAGCTTCAGGTAGTAGCGCGACGGCGAACAGTGCAGGTACTTCTGGAACAGCCGCTCGAGCTGGCGCCGCGACACGGACACGTACACCGCCAGCTCGTCCAGGTCGATCGGCTCTTCGAGGTTGGCCTCCATCAGCGCGACGATCTCCTGCAGCTTCGGCTGGTTGGTGCCGAGCATGTGCTTGAGCGGCACGCGCTGGTGGTCCTGCTCGTTGCGAATGCGCTCGTAGACGAACATCTCCGAGATCGCCGCCGACAGCTCGCGGCCGTGATCACGGCTGATCAGGTGCAGCATCATGTCCAGCGGCGCGGTGCCGCCGGAGCTGGTGAAGCGGTTGCGGTCGAGAGTGAACAGGCGTGTGCTCATGTTCACCCGTGGGAAGGCCTCCTGCATCGCCGCCAGGCATTCCCAGTGCACGCTGCAGTCGAAGCCATCGAGCAAGCCGGCGCAGGCCAATGCCCAGCTACCGGTGCACACCGCACCAAGGCGGCGCGACTGGCGCGCCTGGGCCTGCAACCAGGTGACGTGCTCGCGGGTGACCGAACGCTGGATGCCGACGCCTCCGCAGACAATCACCGTGTCCACGGCCGGCGCGTTGGCGATGGCGGCATCCGGGGTGATCTGCAGACCGTCACTGGCCCACACCTGCCCGCCGTCGATGGTCAGGGTGTGCCAGCGGTACAGCTCGCGCCCGGACAGCTGGTTGGCCATGCGCAGCGGCTCGACGGCCGAGGCGAGGGAGATCAGGGTGAAATTGTCCAAAAGAAGAAACCCGATGGACTGGGGTGCTGTGCGGTTCTGGGTTGGGTTCCCGGAGGTGTACGACGTCATCGCGATTTCTCCTCACACAATGCTGGGTGTGCCTCAGGCGGGCACTGATTTCTTGTTATTGACCCCCTGGTCATTTTCCGGGGGTAAGTATCCAATCTCAACGCAAACGCCGTGCCTGAAGTTGAACGGCCATCCAAAAAAACCTGAAAACGACGCCTTTATTGAGCAATTCAAAGCCTTGGGTCGAGTTGGTCAGTCATCGAAAACCAGCGCGCTAGCGCGTTGCGTGTAACGGTTGAGCAATTTAGTGACACGCCTAGTGTGGGTTTCCCAGAAACGACACTCTTGAGTGTCACCGACAATGCCCGCACTGATCGCGACATCCGACGACCGGCCATGCGCCAAAACAGGGCAGTACCGGGCGTGTTGCTTCTTTATGAATGCAGTGGCCCTATCGCCGGCAAGCCGGCTCCCACAGGGAGGTCACAGCGCTCAGAGCCTGTGCTGTATCTGTGGGAGCCGGCTTGCCGGCGATAGGGCCAAATGAGGGTGTCAGCATTCGATGGCGCTGACCGCCAGGCCACCGCGCGAAGTTTCCTTGTATTTGTCGTGCATGTCGGCACCGGTGTCACGCATGGTGCGGATCACCTGGTCGAGCGAGATGAAGTGCTCACCGTCGCCACGCAATGCCATCTGCACGGCATTGATGGCCTTGACCGCAGCAATCGCGTTGCGCTCGATGCAGGGTACCTGCACCAGGCCACCGACCGGGTCGCAGGTCAGCCCCAGGTTATGCTCGAGGGCAATTTCGGCAGCATTTTCCAACTGCGGCGGCGTCGCCCCAAGCACCTCGGCCAGCCCTGCCGCTGCCATGGCACACGCCGAACCGACTTCACCCTGGCAACCCACTTCGGCACCGGAAATCGACGCGTTCTTCTTGCACAAGATGCCCACGGCAGCGGCGCCAAGGAAGAAGTCGACCACGCTGGACTCGTCCACCGCATCGCTGAAGCGCATGTAGTAGTGCAGCACTGCCGGGATGATACCGGCCGCCCCGTTGGTGGGCGCCGTCACCATGCGCCCGCCGGCGGCGTTTTCTTCGTTGACCGCCAGGGCGAACAGGTTGACCCACTCCATGGCGCTCATGGTCGAGCCGATCACGTTGGGTTTGCCGATTTCCTGCAGGCTGCGGTGCAGCTTGGCAGCGCGGCGACGTACATTCAGCCCACCCGGTAGCGTGCCTTCATATTTCAGGCCGTTGTTGACGCACTCCTGCATGGCTTGCCAGAGCTTGTGCAGGCCGGCGCGAATCTCCTCTTCGCTACGCCAGACCTTCTCGTTGGCCATCATCAATTGCGACACACTGAGGTCGTTTTGCTTGCACAGGCGCAGCAGCTCGGCAGCGCTGTTGAAATCGTAGGGCAGCACCGTCTGGTCGGCATCCAGCACGCCACTGGCGGCCTGGGCCGCATCGACCACGAAACCGCCGCCCACCGAATAGTAGGTGTCGCGGTGCAGCTCGCCCTGCTCGCCTTCGGCAATCAGGGTCATGGCGTTGGGATGGTACGGCAGGTTCTCGTCCAGCAGGCGCATGTCGCGGGCCCAGACGAATTCGATGGGCAGGCGGCTGTCCAGCAGCAAGGTGTCGGTTTCACGCAGGTCGGCGATGCGCGGCACGATCTGGGTAGGGTCGATGGCGTCCGGCCATTCGCCCATCAGGCCCATGATGGTGGCGTTGTCGGTGCCGTGGCCGATGCCGGTGGCCGACAGCGAGCCGTACAGCCTTACTTCGATCCGCTTGACCCGCTCCAGCTCGCCGCGTTCGCGCAGGCCCTGGACGAACAGGGCGCCGGCACGCATGGGGCCGACGGTGTGGGAGCTGGAAGGCCCGACACCGATCTTGAACAGGTCGAACACGCTGATGGCCATTGTCGCTTCACCTCTTGCTGGGCTTGTCTCTGCGCGCCATGCGCAGGGCGGGGCAACTGCTAGGCTGAAGCTGCGAGCCGCCACGAATGCACGCATCATCGGGGTTTTGCTGCCCTCCTCGCCGTCTGCAACCGACGTACTTTTGTCCAGCAGCGCCGCGCTGTTTTGCCCGCCTGCGCGCCGCTTTCCAGCGTGCTGGTGACGCAAAAACGCGGCCGTAGGCGGGGAAAAATCCATATGCGACATCGCCCGTACTGGATGCGACCCGTTCCGTACTGGTTACGACCCCACCAGTAGGCGTAAGCCCTGCGCTGGAGGATTATCGAAAGCGACTCGTATTGCACGGCCTCGCATCCTGCCCTCTGCAGGCCTGGTCGACCGGACCCTGAGAAAGCCCGGCGACCCTCGCGAACCCGAAGATAAAATCACAGGAGTCCATCCATGAAAGGTTCACCCTCGCTGTTGCTG
The Pseudomonas sp. KU43P genome window above contains:
- a CDS encoding L-carnitine dehydrogenase, encoding MPFITEIKTFAALGSGVIGSGWVARALAHGLDVVAWDPAPGAEQALRKRIANAWPALEKQGLAPGAAQDRLKFVATIEECVRDADFIQESAPERLDLKLDLHAKISAAAKPNAIIGSSTSGLLPSEFYESATHPERCVVGHPFNPVYLLPLVEIVGGNRTAPEAIEAAKTIYTALGMRPLHVRKEVPGFIADRLLEALWREALHLVNDGVATTGEIDDAIRFGAGLRWSFMGTFLTYTLAGGDAGMRHFMSQFGPALKLPWTYLPAPELTDKLIDDVVDGTSEQLGERSIAALERYRDDTLLAVLEAVKTSKASHGMSFSD
- a CDS encoding GlxA family transcriptional regulator, which produces MTSYTSGNPTQNRTAPQSIGFLLLDNFTLISLASAVEPLRMANQLSGRELYRWHTLTIDGGQVWASDGLQITPDAAIANAPAVDTVIVCGGVGIQRSVTREHVTWLQAQARQSRRLGAVCTGSWALACAGLLDGFDCSVHWECLAAMQEAFPRVNMSTRLFTLDRNRFTSSGGTAPLDMMLHLISRDHGRELSAAISEMFVYERIRNEQDHQRVPLKHMLGTNQPKLQEIVALMEANLEEPIDLDELAVYVSVSRRQLERLFQKYLHCSPSRYYLKLRLIRARQLLKQTPMSIIEVASVCGFVSTPHFSKCYREYFGIPPRDERVGSNTAQQVAMMPIPQAMALSPHSGPMAALSQARNESTFASVRL
- a CDS encoding L-serine ammonia-lyase; translated protein: MAISVFDLFKIGVGPSSSHTVGPMRAGALFVQGLRERGELERVKRIEVRLYGSLSATGIGHGTDNATIMGLMGEWPDAIDPTQIVPRIADLRETDTLLLDSRLPIEFVWARDMRLLDENLPYHPNAMTLIAEGEQGELHRDTYYSVGGGFVVDAAQAASGVLDADQTVLPYDFNSAAELLRLCKQNDLSVSQLMMANEKVWRSEEEIRAGLHKLWQAMQECVNNGLKYEGTLPGGLNVRRRAAKLHRSLQEIGKPNVIGSTMSAMEWVNLFALAVNEENAAGGRMVTAPTNGAAGIIPAVLHYYMRFSDAVDESSVVDFFLGAAAVGILCKKNASISGAEVGCQGEVGSACAMAAAGLAEVLGATPPQLENAAEIALEHNLGLTCDPVGGLVQVPCIERNAIAAVKAINAVQMALRGDGEHFISLDQVIRTMRDTGADMHDKYKETSRGGLAVSAIEC
- a CDS encoding thioesterase family protein, with product MPALITYRTPVQEDWVDYNGHLRDAFYLLIFSYATDALMERIGLDADSRGQSGQSLFTLEAHINYLHEVKLGTEVWVQTQIIGFDRKRLQVYHSLHRQGFGDALAVSEQMLLHVDLAGPKAAPFSERSAGLLQALVDSQHDLQVPEYVGRVIALPPAK